The Phyllopteryx taeniolatus isolate TA_2022b chromosome 2, UOR_Ptae_1.2, whole genome shotgun sequence nucleotide sequence CGCTTTGGCAAATGCTCTTGACGTTCAAGACGGTAGATTGAAAGGATTTATCTCGATGCCGCCTTTACAAATAGAGCGCGCGTTAACGCTTACCTCGGGTGGTGAGCACTTGCTGAGAGGATTTTCTGGACTTTCGGAACAATCCTTTGGCTTTGCCTCCATTGGACATGAAATCGCTCTCCAGCGCCTGTTGCTCTTTTGCCGATTTGAGCATCTCCTCTGCAGAAAACAttgacacattcacacaaagaaTAGAACGGGAAAGCTGTTTTGAAGGCTGACAATAATGACAGATAGCTTGATCGATGGGTATCTTAGTTAACCCCAACCCGAAACCCAGTAAATCGCTAAATAGATCATTTACAAATGATATAAATGAAGATATATGTGAATTCCATGCAGACCTTCTGCCTCAACAATATGTGAAACGTCGAGTCCCTGGTTCATCCTCAAAATCACCGTTCCATATTCAAAGTCAAAGGCATCActgtcagagaaaaaaaacaaaaacaaaaaaaggaccaGTTTCATGCAAGTAACATTTGCGCTTAGTTTATTTGCGAGGATTCACGGTGTTGACTCACTGCAGCACTCCCACGTAACTCTGGACTGCTTCGGAACCTGACGTCCTCCAGTTTCTTTTGAAGCCGATCATCAGCGTGTTGGGCTTCATGCGGCCAAGACCGGACGCCTGCGAACGTCGGGACAGTCGCTCAcgcggtgggaaaaaaaataaagccgcGTTGGCTCAGTGGCAGAGTGCGCACCTGCACGTTGACTGCCTGTTCACTCAATTTCTTTCCATTTGTGGACCAAACATGACAACGCAATTATAAAGTAGCCACCCGGAGAGCTCATTTACATATTGTGACTTTGACTTTCCCAATGACGTTTTCTGAAACGTTTGTGGGTTAATTATAAATTGTTCAACCTCCAAACTGTAGCTCAAAGTTATGTTatgatattttattcattgtcaGTTTTTCGGGGTGAATATCTCAACTCGCTTTAAGTGAGAGCGGACATCCACACttgaaaaatgtgaacattttgaatgggCAACACATATAATGAAGTTTGTTCAATACTCATAAGAGTATCATTATTTCGGGTGAAAAACGGATGGATTCCGGTGGCCTGTTTGTGGTCGTACACGAGAACAAAAGTTTCCCAACGCAAAGTTGTGCCGCTGTTTTACTGCCGCGAGTTGAGAGCAGATGAATGTGCACAACCCGCGTGTGGGGGCCCTCAGCCGCGACGGTGTTAATCAATGACCGCCTTGGAGCTGCCTCGCTGTTTGAAGTCCCAAATCCTGACGACGAAACGAGGCGAGGTCTTATCTGAGGTGTGATAGTGGAAGCCATAAgattgttttcctgcttctcaTTAACTCTCTGCGCATCTCGCCAGATCCTTCAGCGCATAGCAATAGATACTCAACAATGGTCAGTAAAAAACAACTTCTGCGATGTGTGTTTGCTTCATTCTCCAGTTATACATTaacaaaatagatttttctgtgtgtgtgtgtgtgtgtgtgcgtgtcacaTTATCATACATACCTGCAGCAGCGTTTCAACTCCTTCCCTGAATTTGTCATAGGCTACGGCGGTGTAAAATGCTTTACGTTTGTTCTTCTTCAGCCATTGCTGGTTCTTCTCCGTGCCAGTGTTAATCTCTGGAAGGGCTTCCACTCTTGGACCCTGTAGGGACGAATGTGGACATCAATTTCCTTTGGCGAGCGACACAAATCGTGCTACTTTACAACAATGAGATCTGACAATCTGACTTTACCGTAAACACTTCACAGGTGAGGCAGAATCCGTAGTTCTTCGAAAACGAGTGAGCCAGATCCAGCAGAGCCGGCCTGGTCCGAGCGGCCCCTGTCAATGCCAAGATCTGAGGCCTGAACAAAAGGAGCGTGCGTCAAAACCCTCTTCTATTTCAAATCATGACAACATGTTGCTATTCAGTGCTGGATTTACGCTGTGTAGTTAAAGTGAACCCATTTGATTTGTTTGCTCCCATTCCTTGGACATGTGTCATGGCAATGCGAGTGCAGCGCAACAGGACAGATTGGAAACGACCCCGTGGTTGCGAAACGGCTTGGAAATGCGCAGCTCAACATTGCGCTGCACACATACTGTCCACGTCTCATGGAACAACAACATTCTTGCGGTGAATGGAACACTGAGCACTCACAGGGTGCATAAACTAgcaaagctgtttgagcatttattcgattcCTCGATAGCCAGCTTGACGGCCGCATTCTAGCGTGCACGAGTTGAGCTGCGTGTTTCGAGTGCAGACCCTCTACCTGAAGTTCTTGACGTGATCTTCTACTCCGGTTAGCGACAGAGCATTGCTGACCGCACTGACGAACGTCACCGCTTGAGTGGACGAGCCCCAGTTCACGTCTGGGGAAGAGCGTAACGGTTGAGCGCCAGCATCCCGGAGGTCAAAGGGCAAAACAAggccatgacacacacacacacacacacagctcaccCGGCTTCTTGACAGTGACATAAATGTAAAGGAGGATTTCAATGGCGTAAGTGAGCAGCGCGGCCCACCAGTTGATGACGAACATGACAGCACAGCACAGAAGAGCACCCAGCAGGGACAACCACATGTTGTAGTAGCGGTAGGCTGGTCGCCAACCTGGTCGGGCAGGACAGGGCAAGCTTAGCCGTTAGGTCAGATACAATCGCCTGCAGCAAGAGCTGTTTCAAACAATTCGCCTGGTACAATTCCCTTTCTGTacaactgcaaactacaaccactacGTAACATTCCCACTCAATCCCAAGCATTGTTCTCTTCGCCAAGACATATTTTCCTTTAATCAGGTGTTCCACGGGAAGTTAGGTTTTCTACGTTCACTCAGTCGCTCCGAAAATGTGCATTTCTTGacgacaaataatgcatctttgccCATCTATTTACGCCAGCGCCGTATAGAGACAGATCAAACACAATCGATCACAGAATGTTATGAAGCCGCGTACACCTTTTGCGGCGTGAGACTCTCCGAATGAAAAATATGGGCACCGCTTCTCGGGTACTCGAAATCCAAATGAAGAATTCTAACCACacaaattgtgttttacatttctgttaatactttttttgtcgATTTCGAGCGCCTTCAGGTGCGTGCGCGTGTATGGTTTTAAAACTCTTCAGGTACTCACCTGGAGACTTTGCGTAGGATGCATGGAAGCAGGAGAAATTGATAAGTGCGTAGGACGCCAAGAAGAAGTTTGAAATGATGGGCGCGATGGTATTGAGATTCCCTACGCAGACAAGGAGATATACTTATTGGAACAACATTCATAAAACAATCCCTGCAATATCAAAAACGTCGAAACGACTACATGTTTCGTTTGAATAAGAACCGCATCACAAGATAAACTTGGTGACAATCGAACAGACCGACGAGAATGAAGGCCACGGAAATCAAGAAGGTGAGGATGTAGCCCCGGATGGGCTCGTCGTTCTTGCCGTGTCCTTTTGCAAAGAAGTGCAGGGCCTTGTAGATGTTGTCTTTGCACAGCGCCTGAGGCACAAGTCACGGCCAATCATGTACTTGAACTGAATCCGGAAAGGACCTATTTGGTCAAGTCTGTCAAGgtgtatacagtggtgccttgagatagaaGTCGAATTGCTTCCTTCCGCCCCCCAAAAACACGTTATTTTCATAAAGACAGGGTcactgcgaccctagtgaagagaagtgGTACAGAGAATGAATGGAAGGATGACAAGCATAATGAcgtcattaaatagaatgtaaataattggaCAGTTAGTGCATCGTGATTAATTCATTGAGCCTCCTTCTGCTGTGTGCGACTCAGCCACCGGTAGGTAGTATGATACAgtctgtctgtctacatgtgttgctgcaccctTTGTATTCAAATAGCCATTGTTTAAAGGGACATAACATCGCAACACAAGCGCAATTTGTTAGCCtttctatggcgttttgcattgtttgttagcattaagctaaaccaACGTCACGATACTAAGCGGTTGTTTAAAACACACAGcatgtcattctctttgtttgatgtttattttgacaaacttgtctgggagtggcattaatcACCTCGAAGCCTCTTCTCGGAAGAATTGCTCACGACTGCTGCTTGTTGCGAACTGAGCTGAGCTGAGCTCACCGTCAGCGTACGACGCCGCCACTTCGTAAGCCCGTCAATAACGTTGTCCATTATGTGTTAGAATTCAGCGAGTGgacaaaaaggcaaagatatttgcttgttttaaagAAACTTTGTGGAGTTATCTTggattttatgtttagttgtaCAATAAGCTTCAACTGGGAGGGAcatcaaacagcttgaagcctctttttttgaagaatcgtCCACcatctgccaaattgctgcttgttgtgacgttcactgccaccaaacaGCGCTCGTTCAGTATCTCAATTCAAAAAATCGGCCCGACGACGGCTCGGAACGCGAAAAATTCGGAAgctgggtcactcgtatctcaagtcgcCACTTTAGTTCCGTatctttgaaatgtttgggGATGACTGACCTGGAAGACTTTGGGAGCACTGACAAGAGAAGCCAGGGCAGACGAGAGTGTGGCTGAAAAAGTTCCAGCTATGACCAGAGGACCAAAAGCTGACACCAGAGTCATCACCTGTAGCACAcatcggtaaaaaaaaaaaaattgaaaaaagcaCTTCATTGGAACCCTCATGCTGCAGGTGAGGCTAACACGTTTATATCATGCCTTTACCTGGAAGTTGTTCATCGCGCCAAATTTGCATTGTTCCACCGCGCAGGAAGAAAAATTGTAGCCGAGCTCACAGGCCGCCACGGTGAATCCTCCGCACGGCTCTCCAGGAGTGATGAGGTCAGTTGTGTTTCCTGTCGCGTCACGCACAACGCTGGCAGCTGACCAAAGACAAAgaatggggggcggggggcggggggggaattCAATTGTAAGCAAACTGAAGTTTGAACTGCCTCCAGAAAATAGATTCGAGGAGTAAACTATACACGTTTTTTATATAATGTTGTACTTACAGACACACAGGGCCACACCCAGGTAGGTGATAGCAGTGATCAGAATAGCCAGTAAGGTGCCTTTAGGAATGGCCGCCTGAGCATCctggaaaatagaaaaaaaaaaaaacctttgttgGCCAATTTCCCATTGGTAGTCGCCACGACGACAGTACAGTAAAATGCTTCTGTGAAGAAGAGGACAGAGTGCTGGGAAATGTCACTTTGTTTGCGCAGGAAAAAGTTACCCGCAAGTCGCCGGAAATGTTGGCTCCAGCCAAGATCCCGGTCGCagcggggaaaaaaatggaaaacactgAAAAGAATGACTCCCCTTTCCTGAAATCCGGCGGAAAGTTCTCTAAAAATATATTCGCTGCGAAGACAAATACAGAGAAAATGGCATCAAATGTACTGTCagaaaaaatacagtggtgccttaataTACAAGTGgctcagctagcttaatgctaacattcaATGGATAACGCCATTGACATGCAAACAATTACAATCGCTGGCTACGCTTTTAggaccctttaagcaacggatatttgaacgcaaATGGTGGAAACACGTTCACAGGCTCATATTCTAgattctctgcaaaaaaaacaaaaacgaaactAACATTATAGCACCTTACTCATATTCTATGTCGtcttcaaaacaaatcaatgaaataaaatactaatattttagcaccttactgagtcacttacagtaatattagaagaagtattcttttttgtttgttgctgcgTGACTGTATTAAACTGCGTCTTGGTAGTCAAGGCAGGCACATCCAACAGCAATAAATGATGACGCGCAGACTGTTCAATTCTTTACCTTCTATTCAATCACGTTAttactttatgtttttataaagtacaattttataaagtgctattttcctcatttaaaGCCATAAGCACAAAATATAGTTTTTGGGGAGaagggctggaacggattaatggcattttcattccttttaatgaggaaagattatttgagatattgtattgtattgtatgctCTTACAATTTGAAATGCTTATGTTTGGTGAGTCGTTTTCTTACCGTCATAATTAAAAACTCCTTTGGATTTCTTGTCAGCGGTCGGAGAAATGAAGGTGCCCACAATTACATTGACAATAGCCGCCAACAGGATGATGAGTAGAACTATCTGGGCCTGCGGGTGGCAGCGGGATTTGGTTGAATTCATTGCATTAAAAAGCATAAGCATTCCCACGATATGCTTGAGGGTTTTCAAACAAAACACTCAACGTGACGCTAACCTTGGCCTCCCATTCCATTCCAGCGACTGATATGCCCAACAGCAGCACCACTGTGATGACTCCAACGATTCTAATGTCGTTTAATGGATCCACCATGAGTACATCGTATTCCTGAAGCGAGAAAACAACGTCACGTACGGTATGAGCTACGGCAGCCACATTCGCTGCCCTGGACGTTTATATTCGTCCAATGGAATCTAACCGTTTACTGCCAGCGACgcatatattcgtcaagtacgtttttcaatgtgtaggcatggaagagggtctcgcttAGTCTGTATGTGAAATTCAGCTTTGTAAACCCGTGTATGACTAatagatccctgtagatggtgagaaaagatgacgatTTCATGGAGTGAAAGTTTTTTACgtaaaaaaaagccactgatgttCAACCtgagccatgcggtgagtcgGCAATAATTATTTTGCCAAACGGAGatgtcacaaaagaaaaaaaatattagtaaaagctAGTTTTCTCCGCTTTTTGGGTCAGAAACCGTGTTTTGGTGAAACCGAACAGTATTCTACTGCTGATAACTAAAGAATGAAAAAGACTAGaatctaacttttttttcctggtgaaTGAaaagtctactctttcttttacTTTTGACTATACATTGTCAAAGAACCAAATATTCCGTGTCGAATGTTGGCAAAATGGGAGACTGGGCTTTGAAAatgactggcagtgaatgagttaaacggCGCTTTGGCCTGAGCGTCAAAACAGCAAAGAAACACTACAGCGCGATAGTTCCTTTTCCAATGGCTCATCAAACATTGATGCACTGAGCATCAGCTCATTTGAACATTGCGCACCTTGAGTAAATCCACAACGGTCTCTGCAAATCCGACCACGTACATGGCTACAGCCACGGCGTTGGCAAAGGCAAAAATCAGGCCGATGGACCCGCCGAACTCTGGTCCCAAGCTGCGAGATATCAGGTAGTAGGCCCCTCCTAAAAATGACACACACGTAGAAGATCATTCATCTTCATGCAGCTTATTAATTGGTGTCTTAAGGGGTGTTTTGTCTTACCTCCCCTGACCACACCATTAGTGCAAATGGCTGACATGGAAAGGCCGGTAATCGTTGTCACCACACAGCTCAGAGCAATAACCGCTATTCCCAAACCTGGAATGTGcacaaatcaatacttttcAAATGGACTCATCTTCAGCAATCATATATTCGCGGTCAGTCATTCAACGCTTTGTTTGTCAAATCAAACCTTTGCACACAGTCTCAAAAGAGGCTGAGGCTGCAGGTTAGAGCCTGgccatttcttttcaaaacaGGGCTGATCAATAAGTTCTTGAGCAAGGGAAATGCACACTGCCCCCACAAAAGTGAGCAGacaattcacatttttaaaagtttgttGTTATATCTTTTCGCGGGACGAAGGGGAGGAAAAATGGCTAATTGGGCCCAATTTGGATAGTTTCACttcggggtgtactcactttggTTGCCAGCGATTTAGGCATTAATGGCTGTGCGTTGAGGTTTTCGGAGCGGACAGGAAACACAACTTAACATTGTGGCAAAGTGCAattcttcagtgttgtcccattCAAAAGATGTTTGCCAATTCTCAGTAGTctcagttttcaaatgtaattcatGCTACATTCGAGACTGCTAGGAACTGTGACTTATCTCACTTGGAGCGTAAGGGGCCCAATAACTAAACATTGCAACTGTAAACAACACTGACTGCCGCaataaatttgtgttttttgtgtacCTCCAAATCGGACCGATAGCATGAAAGCCAACAACCAAATCAAGAGCGCCAAGTTCAAATCGGCGGCTGACAAAAGTGACTCACCCCAGCCGGCCTGTCCGAACACCCAGGACAGGCGGATGAACAACATGACGCCCCAAATGTTCAGCATGCATCTCACCTGTGGGGGACAAATGTCCCGAGTGAGCGAGCGCCTTCATCTGCAGTACGATTGGAAGACGGCAGAAATActcgaaaaaacaacaactctaaaGTCTAAACTCTCGTCGTTCTGCTAGTGGGCAGAAATGTCATGCAGTAATAGAAGTCAGTAGTGGAAAAATGGAACTAGTATGACTGTCGCTCGACTAGTGTGCCCTaatcgttctactagtgcactagtgatttccaacctttatggagccaaggcacatattttacaattgacaaATTGAACCccggcggatgtgctaaccagtcgtccaccgtgccgccatttttggaccaattatgtcaaattttataatttcccaatGCACACTTGAAGAGCGCttacggcacactaatgtgccccggcacactggttgagaatcactgtactAGTATACCCTGGTCAATACAGTGGTAGAAGAAACGTCACTAGTAAGACGGGAGCTCTACCAGTGCACCCGACTCATTCTAATAGTGAGCAATAGTAGTTTTACTAGTGTGCAGGATTGTAATACAATCGGGGAAAAAcatcactagtaagacacaaTTGTAAAACTGCACCCTACTCGTTTAACTATTGCACCCttgtcattctactagtgtgcagaaatgtcatacaataGTGGAGgctgtaatggaaaaaaataccacaAGTAAGACAGTTGTTTCCCTAGTCGTTAAACTAGTGCACATAAATGTCATACAGGATTGGAAGCAGTAGTGGAAAATAAcatcactagtaagacagtcaCCAGTGCGCCGTAGTTGGTCTACTAGTGTGCCCATGTTATACTAGGAGT carries:
- the slc12a1 gene encoding solute carrier family 12 member 1; the encoded protein is MEKVKSHGGEHVNPAYDSILDGPPVYANDGDHRTVRPSVVSAFGHDTLDRVPNIDFYRNAGSMSGHRAVRPSLQELHNVFQKNGAISVPDTLEDDCEGSDGTPSDDVESAVPLDGGKGAVKFGWIRGVLVRCMLNIWGVMLFIRLSWVFGQAGWGLGIAVIALSCVVTTITGLSMSAICTNGVVRGGGAYYLISRSLGPEFGGSIGLIFAFANAVAVAMYVVGFAETVVDLLKEYDVLMVDPLNDIRIVGVITVVLLLGISVAGMEWEAKAQIVLLIILLAAIVNVIVGTFISPTADKKSKGVFNYDANIFLENFPPDFRKGESFFSVFSIFFPAATGILAGANISGDLRDAQAAIPKGTLLAILITAITYLGVALCVSASVVRDATGNTTDLITPGEPCGGFTVAACELGYNFSSCAVEQCKFGAMNNFQVMTLVSAFGPLVIAGTFSATLSSALASLVSAPKVFQALCKDNIYKALHFFAKGHGKNDEPIRGYILTFLISVAFILVGNLNTIAPIISNFFLASYALINFSCFHASYAKSPGWRPAYRYYNMWLSLLGALLCCAVMFVINWWAALLTYAIEILLYIYVTVKKPDVNWGSSTQAVTFVSAVSNALSLTGVEDHVKNFRPQILALTGAARTRPALLDLAHSFSKNYGFCLTCEVFTGPRVEALPEINTGTEKNQQWLKKNKRKAFYTAVAYDKFREGVETLLQASGLGRMKPNTLMIGFKRNWRTSGSEAVQSYVGVLHDAFDFEYGTVILRMNQGLDVSHIVEAEEEMLKSAKEQQALESDFMSNGGKAKGLFRKSRKSSQQVLTTRVSVCGPPPPQVAKKNEKLVQASAQFKTKQPKGTLDVWWLFDDGGLTLLLPYILTTRKKWKDCKMRIFIAGLPGRSELYKQEMTSLLQKFRIKCTDIVVIDDIHVKPRNDSLKTFEDMIEPFRLHERTKESAQVEATRKTQPWKITDDELDEFEEKTNLQIRLNELLQENSKSANLIVVSMPIARKETISDFLYVAWLDALTKDLPPIVLIRGNHKSVLTFYS